In Methylomonas sp. ZR1, one DNA window encodes the following:
- a CDS encoding TetR/AcrR family transcriptional regulator: MARYQEFDTQEALTRAMYVFWDKGYKGASLSDLLNNMGIGKGSFYATFGSKHELFLDALKLYRSKRAMVREIADITASLPAKNAIERILVRVMDRAIEDKRCCMFGKTALEFWQTDAKISEEVEGGIKQVEDAFRQVIIRGQKDMEIAADKDSDSLAYFFTGIFYGLQVMGSANPDRKTLEKVISNALILLD, from the coding sequence ATGGCAAGATATCAAGAATTCGATACTCAAGAAGCTCTTACTAGAGCGATGTATGTTTTTTGGGATAAAGGGTATAAAGGAGCTTCTCTGAGTGACCTTTTGAACAACATGGGCATAGGAAAAGGAAGTTTTTATGCAACCTTTGGTAGCAAACATGAGCTATTTTTAGATGCGCTGAAACTTTATAGAAGTAAGCGAGCTATGGTGCGCGAAATAGCCGATATCACGGCAAGTTTACCTGCCAAAAACGCGATTGAGCGGATTTTGGTTAGAGTTATGGATAGGGCCATTGAAGACAAGCGTTGTTGCATGTTTGGAAAAACTGCGTTGGAGTTTTGGCAAACTGACGCAAAAATATCTGAAGAAGTTGAAGGCGGTATCAAACAAGTCGAAGATGCTTTCCGTCAGGTCATCATTCGAGGTCAAAAAGATATGGAAATTGCTGCTGATAAAGATTCCGACTCGCTCGCATATTTTTTTACTGGTATTTTTTATGGTTTGCAAGTTATGGGTAGCGCCAACCCTGATCGTAAAACTTTAGAAAAGGTTATTTCAAATGCACTTATCCTGCTGGATTGA